A window of Streptomyces gilvosporeus contains these coding sequences:
- a CDS encoding AfsR/SARP family transcriptional regulator, with amino-acid sequence MDDGTGQRQERLRFTVLGPVRAWRGETQLAMGSPQQRALLAALLLRGGHTATASELVDALWGDEPPHAALAALRTYASRFRKALGPDANTLVSESGGYAIRSMDSGPLDLDHDHAEQYAAEAEKARTAGDLSRARELLDRALDLWDGEPLAGLPGPYAETQRTRLNEWRLSLMETLLELDLELGSHAEAVSELTALTAAHPLRERLRELLMLALYRSGRQAEALAVYTDTRKLLDDELGVAPRASLSELQQRILRADIDLDAPPVTCDGRDATGRIVVRPQQLPATVADFTGRAAFVAELGDQLATAEGSVMAVSALTGIGGVGKTTLAVHVAHAAREHFPDGQLYVDLQGAGHTPSEPEAVLGAFLRSLGTPDSAIPDGLAERSALYRSTLAGRRVLALLDNARDAAQVRPLLPGTEGCAALVTSRARMIDLAGAHLIDLDVMSPEEALALFTRIVGEERVTSERQAAMAVVGACGFLPLAIRIAASRLAARRTWTVSTLARKLADERRRLDELRAGDLAVTATFELGYGQLEPPQARAFRLLGLADGPDISLAAAAALLDMDVEDAEELVESLVDASLLESAAPGRYRFHDLVRLYARACAERDELPPSERTAALSRLLDFYLATAAEMYALERPGDRLVDHMESPHHPGLSFTDRAMALSWLFGEAGCILACAQQSRDPGSLRRAVDLLLLTRDLAESGADALQYEQVNNSLLEVAREGKDQHAEARIHTALTNVHTLAGRLDEADEHAKAAMLLGLAAEDPFASSYAPNDRGIIASIQQRYDDAEAYLTQALTVFREDRNKQSEASALCNLSRVHLNTGRLDSAIRLAGEGIAIYRQLGATRRLANGMYALGLAYARANRLADATQQLTEALAIFQDSRQRFWAGMTHFRLAEICLADHRPADAATSADQALTALRGVSGDWWRANVLTLLGRALNEVGHSGRAQACWQDALAIYTRLESPELSTVQDLLRLANVA; translated from the coding sequence ATGGACGACGGTACGGGGCAGCGGCAGGAGCGGCTCCGCTTCACCGTGCTCGGTCCCGTACGGGCCTGGCGCGGCGAGACCCAGCTGGCAATGGGCTCTCCACAGCAAAGGGCGCTGCTTGCGGCACTGTTGCTGCGCGGTGGCCACACCGCCACCGCATCGGAGCTGGTCGACGCCCTGTGGGGTGACGAGCCGCCGCACGCCGCGCTCGCCGCGCTGCGCACCTACGCCTCCCGGTTCCGCAAAGCGCTCGGCCCGGACGCCAATACCCTGGTCAGCGAGTCCGGCGGGTATGCGATCCGCTCGATGGACAGCGGCCCGCTCGACCTCGACCACGATCACGCCGAGCAGTACGCGGCCGAGGCCGAGAAGGCCCGGACCGCAGGCGATCTCAGCCGCGCCCGCGAACTCCTCGACCGTGCGCTGGACCTGTGGGACGGCGAACCGCTGGCCGGCCTCCCCGGCCCGTACGCCGAGACCCAGCGCACCCGCCTCAATGAGTGGCGGCTGTCCCTGATGGAGACCCTGCTCGAACTCGACCTGGAACTGGGCAGCCACGCCGAGGCCGTCTCCGAACTGACCGCCCTAACCGCCGCCCACCCGCTGCGTGAGCGGCTGCGCGAGCTGCTGATGCTGGCGCTGTACCGCAGCGGGCGGCAGGCCGAGGCGCTGGCGGTCTACACCGACACCCGCAAGCTGCTGGACGACGAGCTGGGCGTCGCCCCCCGCGCCTCGCTCTCCGAGCTCCAGCAGCGCATTCTGCGTGCCGACATCGACCTGGACGCACCGCCCGTCACATGCGACGGGCGGGACGCCACCGGCCGCATCGTCGTACGACCCCAGCAACTCCCCGCCACGGTCGCCGACTTCACCGGTCGCGCCGCCTTCGTCGCCGAGCTCGGCGATCAACTCGCCACCGCCGAGGGCAGCGTGATGGCCGTCTCCGCGCTCACCGGCATCGGCGGCGTCGGCAAGACGACACTGGCCGTGCATGTCGCCCACGCCGCCCGCGAGCACTTCCCCGACGGGCAGCTCTACGTCGACCTCCAGGGCGCCGGCCACACCCCGTCCGAACCCGAGGCCGTCCTCGGCGCCTTCCTGCGCTCCCTGGGCACCCCGGACTCCGCCATCCCCGACGGGCTGGCCGAGCGCTCCGCCCTCTACCGCTCCACGCTCGCCGGCCGGCGCGTCCTGGCCCTCCTGGACAACGCCCGCGACGCCGCGCAGGTCCGGCCGCTGCTGCCCGGTACGGAGGGGTGCGCCGCCCTCGTCACCAGCCGCGCCCGCATGATCGATCTGGCGGGCGCCCACCTCATCGACCTCGATGTGATGAGCCCCGAGGAGGCACTGGCCCTCTTCACCCGGATCGTCGGCGAGGAACGCGTCACCTCCGAACGCCAGGCCGCCATGGCCGTCGTGGGCGCCTGCGGCTTCCTGCCGCTGGCCATCCGCATCGCCGCCTCCCGCCTGGCCGCCCGCCGCACCTGGACGGTCTCCACCCTGGCCCGCAAACTCGCCGACGAACGCCGCCGCCTGGACGAGCTGCGGGCCGGCGACCTGGCCGTCACGGCGACGTTCGAACTGGGCTACGGCCAGCTGGAGCCGCCGCAGGCACGGGCGTTCCGGCTGCTGGGGCTGGCGGACGGGCCGGACATCTCGCTGGCGGCGGCTGCGGCGCTGCTCGACATGGACGTCGAGGACGCCGAGGAGCTCGTCGAATCCCTCGTCGACGCCAGCCTCCTGGAGTCCGCGGCCCCCGGACGCTACCGTTTCCACGACCTGGTGCGGCTGTATGCGCGGGCGTGCGCGGAGCGCGATGAACTTCCGCCGTCGGAGCGGACCGCGGCGTTGTCGCGGTTGCTGGACTTCTACCTGGCGACGGCGGCCGAGATGTACGCGCTGGAGCGGCCGGGTGACCGCCTGGTGGACCACATGGAGTCCCCGCACCACCCCGGGCTGTCCTTCACCGACCGTGCGATGGCGCTGAGCTGGCTGTTCGGGGAAGCCGGCTGCATTCTGGCGTGCGCGCAGCAGTCGAGGGACCCCGGTTCCCTGCGGCGTGCGGTGGACCTGCTGTTGCTGACCCGGGACCTAGCCGAGTCCGGTGCCGACGCCCTTCAGTACGAACAGGTCAACAACTCCCTGCTGGAGGTGGCCCGCGAAGGCAAGGACCAGCACGCCGAAGCACGTATTCACACCGCGCTCACCAATGTCCACACGCTGGCCGGCCGGCTCGACGAGGCGGACGAACACGCCAAGGCGGCGATGCTGCTCGGGCTGGCCGCCGAGGATCCCTTCGCGTCGTCGTACGCGCCGAACGACCGCGGCATCATCGCGTCCATCCAGCAGCGTTATGACGACGCCGAGGCGTATCTCACCCAGGCGCTCACCGTCTTCCGCGAGGACCGCAACAAGCAGTCGGAGGCCAGCGCCCTGTGCAACCTCTCCCGTGTTCACCTGAACACGGGGCGGCTGGACAGCGCGATCCGGCTCGCCGGCGAAGGCATCGCCATATACCGGCAGCTCGGGGCGACCCGGCGGCTGGCAAACGGTATGTACGCCCTGGGGCTGGCGTACGCCCGCGCCAACCGGCTCGCCGATGCCACGCAGCAGCTCACCGAGGCACTGGCCATCTTCCAGGACAGCAGGCAGCGGTTCTGGGCCGGCATGACGCACTTCAGGCTCGCGGAGATCTGCCTTGCGGACCACCGACCCGCCGATGCCGCCACCAGCGCCGACCAGGCGCTCACGGCGCTGCGCGGCGTCAGCGGCGACTGGTGGCGGGCGAATGTCCTGACGTTACTGGGCAGAGCACTCAACGAGGTGGGCCACAGCGGCCGTGCACAGGCATGCTGGCAGGACGCGCTCGCCATCTACACCCGTCTGGAATCGCCCGAGCTTTCCACGGTCCAGGACCTACTCCGGCTGGCCAACGTCGCATAA
- a CDS encoding TIGR03619 family F420-dependent LLM class oxidoreductase — MVRTLPEGRLVYGMQLPVQSQSTLYAESWEAAAGAADLVEIARAADRHGFAYIASCEHIAVPRRLAAAMGTTWYDPVATLAHLAAVTERVRLLSHVAVVGLKHPLITAKQYATLDRLSGGRLILGVGAGHVREEFEALGVDFGRRGAVLDESIDALKAALGPEEFAEFKGVRFAFAGLGQAPRPVQTPRPPLWVGGSSPAAVRRAAVRGDGWLPQGDRREQLPGQIARLLALREAAGIEESITVGTIAEPLYVGEPGWEVGRWTLSGAPERIAESLREYRAMGVDQIQVRFRSRSRSELTDQMAAFGSEVAVHFGD; from the coding sequence ATGGTGCGGACACTGCCCGAGGGACGACTGGTGTACGGGATGCAGCTTCCGGTGCAGTCGCAGAGCACCCTGTACGCGGAGAGCTGGGAGGCGGCGGCCGGAGCCGCCGATCTGGTGGAGATCGCGCGGGCCGCCGACCGGCACGGCTTCGCGTACATCGCCAGCTGCGAGCACATTGCCGTTCCGCGGCGGCTGGCCGCCGCGATGGGCACGACCTGGTACGACCCGGTGGCCACGCTCGCCCATCTGGCGGCCGTGACCGAGCGGGTACGGCTGCTCAGTCATGTCGCCGTGGTGGGGCTCAAACACCCGCTGATCACCGCCAAGCAGTACGCGACGCTGGACCGGCTCTCCGGGGGGCGGCTGATCCTGGGGGTCGGCGCCGGGCACGTACGGGAGGAGTTCGAGGCGCTGGGGGTGGACTTCGGGCGGCGCGGTGCCGTGCTGGACGAGAGCATCGACGCGCTCAAGGCGGCGCTGGGGCCCGAGGAGTTCGCCGAGTTCAAAGGGGTGCGGTTCGCGTTCGCGGGGTTGGGGCAGGCGCCGCGGCCGGTGCAGACGCCGCGGCCGCCCCTCTGGGTGGGCGGCTCCTCGCCCGCCGCCGTACGCCGGGCCGCGGTGCGCGGCGACGGGTGGCTGCCGCAGGGCGACCGCCGGGAGCAGCTGCCCGGTCAGATAGCCAGGCTCCTGGCCCTGCGGGAGGCGGCCGGGATCGAGGAGTCGATCACCGTCGGGACGATCGCCGAACCGCTGTATGTGGGCGAACCGGGGTGGGAGGTCGGGCGGTGGACCCTGTCGGGCGCCCCGGAGCGGATCGCGGAATCGCTGCGCGAGTACCGGGCGATGGGGGTGGACCAGATACAGGTGCGGTTCCGCAGCCGGAGCCGGAGCGAACTGACGGATCAGATGGCCGCGTTCGGGAGTGAGGTCGCGGTGCATTTCGGCGACTGA
- a CDS encoding MerR family transcriptional regulator, producing MAWSIAEVARMSKVTSRTLRHYDEIGLLPPAWIGSNGHRYYEEADLLRLQQILLMRELDLGLREIQAVLDSQLDQVAVLREHHRRLLTERNRLETLARTVGRTIAELEEGRDNGEMTKINRPENLFEGFQPPSEAEAEVRERWPQQWQQSRQVVEAMTTEETEHWQREVTQQMIRMAEFMVAGTPVSDPAVQAEVDANYRGICRFWTPNAAAYKGVGQTYVDDPQMRANFDKIADGLAVYQRDAMTVYADARLS from the coding sequence ATGGCCTGGTCGATCGCGGAGGTGGCGCGGATGTCCAAGGTGACATCGCGGACGCTGCGGCATTACGACGAGATCGGCTTGCTGCCGCCCGCATGGATCGGGAGCAACGGGCACCGCTACTACGAGGAGGCCGATCTGCTGCGCTTGCAGCAGATCCTGCTGATGCGGGAGCTGGATCTGGGGCTGCGTGAGATCCAGGCGGTCCTGGACAGCCAGCTCGACCAGGTGGCCGTGCTCCGTGAGCACCACCGACGGCTGCTCACGGAACGGAACCGGCTGGAGACGCTGGCCCGTACGGTCGGCCGCACCATCGCCGAACTGGAAGAAGGTAGGGACAACGGAGAGATGACGAAGATCAACAGGCCGGAGAACCTGTTCGAGGGCTTTCAGCCCCCCTCCGAGGCCGAGGCCGAGGTACGGGAGCGGTGGCCGCAGCAGTGGCAGCAGTCCCGGCAGGTCGTCGAGGCGATGACCACCGAGGAAACGGAGCACTGGCAGCGTGAGGTGACGCAGCAGATGATCCGCATGGCGGAGTTCATGGTGGCCGGCACGCCGGTCTCCGACCCCGCGGTACAGGCCGAGGTGGACGCCAACTACCGGGGCATCTGCCGGTTCTGGACCCCGAACGCGGCCGCGTACAAGGGAGTGGGCCAGACCTATGTCGACGACCCGCAGATGCGGGCCAACTTCGACAAGATCGCCGACGGTCTGGCCGTCTACCAGCGCGATGCGATGACCGTGTACGCCGATGCACGGCTGAGCTGA
- a CDS encoding amidohydrolase family protein: METTEITETMDATEAPPAFPKIISVDDHTVEPPHVWRDRLPSKYQDIGPRIVRAPVKSMSFVGGKFAPEMGAPGHDGPIADWWVYEDLHRPLTRLDTAVGHTRDEIRLEGITYEQMRPGSFSVPERLADMDVNHVQSALCFPTFPRFCGQTFTEAKDRELALLSVRAYNDWMVEEWCGPQAHGRLIPLTLIPLWDPELAATEVRRNAARGVRAVCFSEIPPHLGLPSIHTDHWDPFLRACDETGTVVAMHIGSSSKMPSTSPDAPPAVGSTITFANCCFSMVDWLMSGAFDRFPNLRIMYAEGQVGWIPYILERADVVWEENRAWGGVADKVLRPPSELFADHVYGCFFDDAFGLRNLDAIGVENVLYETDYPHSDSTWPKSREVGESQMGHLAPEVVERVVRGNAIDLLGLTGEGLWRAGV; the protein is encoded by the coding sequence ATGGAGACCACGGAGATCACGGAGACCATGGACGCCACGGAGGCCCCTCCCGCCTTCCCGAAGATCATCTCGGTCGACGACCACACGGTGGAACCACCCCACGTCTGGCGCGACCGACTCCCCTCGAAGTACCAGGACATCGGCCCGCGCATCGTCCGGGCCCCCGTGAAGTCCATGAGCTTCGTGGGCGGGAAGTTCGCCCCCGAGATGGGCGCCCCGGGCCACGACGGCCCGATAGCCGACTGGTGGGTCTACGAGGATCTGCACCGCCCGCTGACCCGCCTCGACACCGCCGTCGGCCACACCCGCGACGAGATCCGGCTGGAGGGCATCACCTACGAGCAGATGCGCCCCGGCTCCTTCAGCGTGCCCGAGCGGCTGGCCGACATGGACGTCAACCACGTCCAGTCCGCCCTCTGTTTCCCCACCTTCCCCCGCTTCTGCGGCCAGACCTTCACCGAGGCCAAGGACCGCGAGCTGGCCCTGCTCTCGGTGCGCGCGTACAACGACTGGATGGTGGAGGAGTGGTGCGGCCCGCAGGCGCACGGCCGGCTCATTCCCCTGACGCTCATCCCCCTGTGGGACCCGGAACTCGCCGCCACGGAAGTACGGCGCAACGCGGCCCGCGGCGTCCGCGCCGTCTGCTTCAGCGAAATCCCCCCGCACCTGGGCCTGCCCAGCATCCACACCGACCACTGGGACCCGTTCCTACGCGCCTGCGACGAGACCGGCACCGTCGTCGCCATGCACATCGGCTCGTCCTCGAAGATGCCCTCCACCTCCCCCGACGCCCCGCCCGCCGTCGGCTCCACCATCACCTTCGCGAACTGCTGCTTCTCGATGGTCGACTGGCTGATGAGCGGCGCCTTCGACCGCTTCCCGAACCTGAGGATCATGTACGCCGAGGGCCAGGTCGGCTGGATCCCGTACATCCTGGAGCGCGCCGACGTCGTCTGGGAGGAGAACCGCGCCTGGGGCGGCGTCGCCGACAAGGTCCTGCGCCCGCCCTCCGAACTCTTCGCCGACCACGTCTACGGCTGCTTCTTCGACGACGCCTTCGGCCTGCGGAACCTGGACGCCATCGGGGTCGAAAACGTCCTGTACGAGACGGACTACCCGCACTCGGACTCGACCTGGCCGAAGTCGCGGGAAGTCGGGGAGTCGCAGATGGGGCACCTGGCCCCGGAGGTGGTGGAACGGGTCGTACGGGGCAACGCGATCGACCTGCTGGGGCTCACGGGGGAGGGGCTCTGGAGGGCGGGAGTGTAG
- a CDS encoding helix-turn-helix domain-containing protein: MEREHRPRTPREKYGEELRIRRLAADMTQEALSERVVCSPTLISHFEAGRRLPKPDDAQRIDQALGTDGFFVRWLEDLESKYNDYFAAVAELEQQATLIQQFALSLVPGVFQTDGYARALFRAYRPNHTAEELDEAVVIRTKRARILDGPLKPVVWTLLDESVLRRRVGGSQVMAEQLYKIADMAETGRLRLHVLPYGVGAHSLLESLLTLMSFADSAPVAYVEGFLTGHLMDDPMLVASSQSAYALALSDALSQQESLALVRAAAEEHAHGQQ; encoded by the coding sequence ATGGAGAGGGAACACCGGCCACGCACTCCCAGGGAGAAATACGGGGAGGAGCTGAGGATCCGACGTCTCGCAGCCGACATGACGCAGGAGGCGCTGAGTGAGCGGGTGGTGTGCTCGCCCACGCTGATCAGCCACTTCGAGGCGGGCAGGCGGCTTCCGAAGCCGGATGACGCGCAGCGGATCGACCAGGCACTGGGGACGGACGGGTTCTTCGTCCGGTGGCTGGAGGACCTGGAATCGAAGTACAACGACTACTTCGCGGCCGTAGCCGAACTGGAGCAACAGGCAACTCTGATTCAGCAGTTCGCTCTCTCACTGGTGCCCGGTGTGTTCCAGACGGACGGCTACGCGCGTGCCCTGTTCCGCGCGTATCGACCGAACCACACGGCGGAGGAGCTTGACGAAGCCGTCGTCATTCGAACAAAGCGTGCCCGGATTCTCGACGGGCCGTTGAAACCCGTCGTTTGGACACTGCTCGATGAGTCCGTGCTGCGGCGCCGCGTTGGCGGCTCTCAGGTCATGGCCGAACAGCTATACAAGATCGCGGACATGGCGGAGACGGGGCGCCTGCGGCTGCACGTCCTTCCGTACGGTGTCGGGGCACACTCGCTCCTGGAGAGTCTCCTCACGCTCATGAGCTTTGCGGACTCTGCCCCGGTGGCCTATGTCGAGGGCTTCCTCACCGGCCACTTGATGGACGATCCGATGCTGGTGGCCTCCAGTCAGAGCGCCTACGCTCTTGCCCTGAGCGACGCGTTGTCGCAGCAGGAGTCACTGGCCCTCGTCAGGGCGGCAGCAGAGGAACACGCACATGGTCAGCAGTGA
- a CDS encoding TetR/AcrR family transcriptional regulator produces MNDTPKGATHTTPKGTRKRAQLLDAAEELLLASGHTGLSLRAVATAAGVRLGHLQYYFPTRADLVAAVLDRALTRSLDNLAPLLSPREPASPADPRQLIGLLLAEQDDPRLVRLFTELWALAAVDETVAVAVRTFYRAYQDQVAAFLRARHPALPAAACRARAAVFTMLIEGAALFRSGIADYPTEETDAELMATAMALLRNPADRNPADLP; encoded by the coding sequence ATGAACGACACCCCCAAAGGCGCCACCCACACCACCCCCAAAGGCACCCGCAAACGCGCCCAACTCCTCGACGCCGCCGAGGAACTCCTCCTCGCCTCCGGCCACACCGGCCTCTCCCTGCGCGCCGTCGCCACCGCCGCCGGCGTACGCCTGGGCCACCTCCAGTACTACTTCCCCACCCGCGCCGACCTGGTGGCCGCCGTCCTCGACCGCGCCCTGACCCGTTCCCTGGACAACCTCGCCCCCCTCCTCTCCCCCCGGGAGCCCGCCTCCCCCGCCGACCCGCGCCAGCTGATCGGCCTCCTCCTTGCCGAACAGGACGATCCCCGTCTGGTCCGCCTCTTCACCGAACTCTGGGCCCTGGCCGCCGTGGACGAGACCGTCGCCGTGGCCGTCCGGACCTTCTACCGCGCCTACCAGGACCAGGTGGCCGCCTTCCTCCGCGCCCGGCATCCGGCCCTCCCCGCCGCGGCCTGCCGGGCCCGCGCGGCGGTTTTCACCATGCTCATCGAGGGTGCGGCCCTGTTCCGCTCCGGTATCGCGGATTACCCCACGGAGGAGACGGACGCCGAGCTGATGGCCACGGCGATGGCGCTGCTACGAAATCCCGCCGACCGAAATCCCGCCGACCTGCCCTGA
- a CDS encoding DUF397 domain-containing protein: MVSSEHTVSDASTLTGWYKSSYSGGSQGECLEVARGHVGVPIRDSKCPAGPALVFPSESWSSFLSAVKRGEFPV; this comes from the coding sequence ATGGTCAGCAGTGAGCACACCGTCTCCGACGCGTCCACGCTCACCGGGTGGTACAAGTCCAGCTATAGCGGAGGCAGCCAAGGTGAATGCCTTGAAGTCGCCCGCGGCCACGTCGGCGTGCCCATACGCGACAGCAAGTGCCCAGCGGGCCCGGCGCTGGTGTTCCCCTCCGAGAGCTGGTCATCCTTCCTCTCCGCCGTCAAGCGCGGGGAATTCCCTGTCTGA
- a CDS encoding class I adenylate-forming enzyme family protein: protein MFDPARIHTLWDLVEYRARVSAGRPMFFDEDGRSVTFDEVRDEAVRAAAGFRGLGIGAGTRVVWQLPTRIETVVASLALARLGAVQTPVLHLHREREVGFILAESAAEFVLVPGVWRGFDYGAMARKLAGDGVRVVSLEGGLPAGDPDAVPDPAAVPDPAGGDGDGGDGDEGRGSGAGDGGRTAWIYYTSGTTASPKGVEHTDASLIAGGVGLATALGMSADDIGSIAFPYAHVAGPDYVIAMLVSGFPAVVLETFEAGRAAAVYRRRGVTMAGGSTAFYQAFLTESRRYRAQSPAAGRLIPSLRLLSGGGAPLPPELYAEAARELDCAIVHGYGMTECPMIAMGTPYDSDEQLGRTVGRPVAGAEVRIVRADGSAAGTGEPGEVTLKGTMLFRRYTDPALTGRAFDEDGYFHTGDLGYLRPDGHLVLTGRLKDIIIRKGENISAQEIEDLVRTHPAVDEVAVIGLPDRERGERVCAVVTPAGVGGSAGGGVDGGPLTLAALTAHLRAAGVMTQKLPEQLEITDELPRGGPLNKVLKTVLRARYAGRGPEAGPGAGREAGPGAP from the coding sequence ATGTTCGACCCCGCCCGCATACACACCCTCTGGGACCTGGTCGAGTACCGGGCGCGGGTCTCGGCCGGGCGGCCGATGTTCTTCGACGAGGACGGGCGCAGCGTCACCTTCGACGAGGTGCGGGACGAGGCGGTGCGGGCGGCGGCCGGGTTCCGGGGGCTCGGGATCGGGGCCGGGACGCGGGTGGTGTGGCAGTTGCCGACGCGGATCGAGACGGTGGTGGCCTCGCTGGCGCTGGCGCGGCTGGGGGCCGTACAGACGCCCGTCCTTCATCTGCACCGCGAGCGGGAGGTCGGGTTCATCCTGGCCGAGTCGGCGGCGGAGTTCGTCCTTGTGCCCGGGGTGTGGCGGGGGTTCGACTACGGGGCGATGGCGCGGAAGCTGGCCGGGGACGGGGTGCGGGTCGTCTCGCTGGAGGGCGGGCTGCCGGCGGGGGATCCGGACGCGGTGCCCGATCCAGCCGCGGTGCCCGATCCGGCCGGCGGGGACGGCGACGGCGGGGACGGCGACGAGGGCCGCGGCAGCGGGGCCGGCGACGGCGGGCGTACGGCCTGGATCTACTACACCTCCGGAACGACCGCCTCCCCCAAGGGCGTCGAGCACACCGACGCCTCGCTGATCGCCGGTGGCGTGGGGCTGGCCACCGCGCTGGGGATGTCGGCGGACGACATCGGCTCGATCGCGTTCCCGTACGCGCATGTCGCCGGTCCGGATTACGTCATCGCGATGCTGGTCAGCGGCTTTCCCGCGGTGGTGCTGGAGACCTTCGAGGCGGGGCGCGCGGCCGCGGTCTACCGGCGGCGCGGGGTGACCATGGCCGGCGGAAGCACGGCGTTCTACCAGGCGTTCCTGACGGAGTCGCGGCGCTACCGGGCGCAGTCGCCGGCCGCGGGGCGGCTGATTCCGTCGTTGCGGCTGCTGTCGGGCGGCGGGGCGCCCCTGCCGCCGGAGCTGTACGCGGAGGCCGCGCGGGAGCTGGACTGCGCGATCGTGCACGGGTACGGGATGACGGAGTGCCCGATGATCGCGATGGGGACGCCGTACGACAGCGACGAGCAGCTGGGGCGGACGGTGGGGCGACCCGTGGCCGGGGCCGAGGTGCGGATCGTCCGGGCGGACGGGAGCGCGGCCGGGACCGGGGAGCCGGGAGAGGTGACGCTCAAGGGGACGATGCTCTTCCGGCGGTACACGGATCCGGCGCTGACGGGCCGGGCGTTCGACGAGGACGGCTACTTCCACACCGGTGACCTGGGGTATCTGCGGCCCGACGGGCATCTGGTGCTCACCGGGCGGCTGAAGGACATCATCATCCGCAAGGGGGAGAACATCTCCGCCCAGGAGATCGAGGATCTGGTGCGCACGCATCCGGCGGTGGACGAGGTCGCGGTCATCGGGCTGCCGGACCGGGAGCGGGGGGAGCGGGTGTGTGCGGTGGTGACGCCCGCCGGGGTGGGCGGCAGCGCGGGCGGCGGTGTGGACGGTGGGCCGCTGACGCTGGCCGCGCTGACGGCTCATCTGCGAGCCGCCGGCGTGATGACGCAGAAGCTGCCCGAGCAGCTGGAGATCACCGACGAACTGCCGCGCGGCGGGCCGCTGAACAAGGTGCTCAAGACGGTCCTGCGGGCGCGCTACGCGGGGCGGGGGCCGGAGGCGGGCCCGGGGGCCGGGCGGGAGGCGGGCCCGGGGGCGCCCTGA
- a CDS encoding saccharopine dehydrogenase translates to MTSLTTPAPTPTPPLATLAAPRDDLIHDPSGPVLLVGGYGTVGTELARIAAPFWPLLLTGRTVARGRALAEELGARVERWDLAGSEPFRARVRAVASVVNDPDDRVLRAAMRGGVPYVDITRWTARLQRAATVAALHGPAAPVLLSSSWMGGVTGLVAASLANGLGGADTVDVAVRWDLKDRAGADSVEFMDRLGLDYEVTEGGRRRTVMPLGDVRRVRIGDRPTKVARIDTPEQFTLPLGLGVATAVTRIGFSSGASTASLLAVKRLGFFRWGRGERFAAARRALLYSPGEGGVARLRIDVTHRGRTRTATVTDDAGQAHLTAVGAALGLHRILGTDGADAPHGVLFPELTPIPSRVPELLAAYGVTLDVTGAADPTDPPDTADAAPSERPAA, encoded by the coding sequence ATGACCTCCCTGACCACACCCGCACCCACCCCCACGCCCCCGTTAGCCACACTTGCCGCCCCACGGGACGACCTCATCCACGACCCCTCCGGCCCCGTCCTCCTGGTGGGCGGCTACGGAACCGTCGGCACCGAACTCGCGCGCATCGCGGCGCCGTTCTGGCCCCTGCTGCTCACCGGGCGCACCGTGGCACGGGGCCGGGCCCTGGCCGAGGAGCTCGGGGCTCGGGTCGAGCGATGGGACCTGGCCGGTTCCGAGCCGTTCCGGGCCCGTGTACGGGCGGTGGCCTCGGTGGTGAACGATCCGGACGACCGGGTGCTGCGGGCGGCGATGCGCGGCGGGGTGCCGTATGTCGACATCACCCGCTGGACCGCACGGCTCCAGCGCGCCGCGACCGTCGCGGCGCTGCACGGCCCGGCCGCCCCCGTCCTGCTCTCGTCCTCCTGGATGGGCGGTGTGACCGGCCTGGTGGCGGCCTCGCTGGCCAACGGGCTGGGCGGCGCGGACACCGTCGACGTCGCCGTCCGCTGGGATCTCAAGGACCGCGCCGGGGCCGATTCGGTGGAATTCATGGACCGCCTGGGGCTGGACTACGAGGTCACCGAGGGCGGGCGGCGGCGTACGGTCATGCCGCTCGGCGATGTCCGCCGGGTCCGTATCGGTGACCGCCCCACCAAGGTCGCCCGTATCGACACTCCGGAGCAGTTCACCCTCCCCCTCGGCCTGGGCGTCGCCACCGCCGTCACCCGGATCGGCTTCAGCTCGGGCGCCTCCACCGCGTCCCTGCTGGCCGTCAAGCGGCTCGGGTTCTTCCGCTGGGGCCGCGGCGAGCGCTTCGCCGCCGCGCGGCGCGCGCTGCTGTACTCCCCCGGGGAGGGCGGCGTCGCCCGGCTCCGTATCGACGTCACCCACCGGGGCCGCACCCGCACCGCAACCGTCACCGACGACGCCGGCCAGGCCCATCTCACCGCCGTCGGCGCGGCCCTGGGCCTGCACCGCATCCTGGGCACGGACGGCGCCGACGCCCCGCACGGCGTGCTCTTCCCGGAGCTGACCCCGATCCCGTCCCGCGTCCCCGAACTGCTCGCCGCGTACGGGGTGACCCTCGACGTCACCGGTGCCGCCGATCCCACCGATCCCCCCGACACCGCCGACGCCGCCCCGAGCGAAAGACCCGCCGCATGA